The Prinia subflava isolate CZ2003 ecotype Zambia chromosome 5, Cam_Psub_1.2, whole genome shotgun sequence genome window below encodes:
- the LOC134551020 gene encoding vitamin D 25-hydroxylase isoform X2 → MDCNGNDPESTYSRENLIFSVGELIIAGTETTTNVLRWAVLFMALYPNIQGQVQKEIDLVIGSNKMPTLEEKCKMPYTEAVLHEVLRFCNIVPLGIFHATSKDTVVRGYTIPGGTTVITNLYSVHFDEKYWSNPEVFFPERFLDSNGQFVKKDAFIPFSLGRRHCLGEQLARMEMFLFFTSLLQRFHLHFPHGVIPELKPRLGMTLQPQPYLICAERR, encoded by the exons ATGGATTGCAATGGAAATGACCCAGAATCTACATATTcaagagaaaatttaattttctccgTTGGAGAACTCATCATTGCTGGGACAGAAACCACAACAAATGTTTTAAGATGGGCAGTGTTATTTATGGCTCTTTATCCAAACATTCAAG GGCAAGTTCAAAAAGAAATTGATCTTGTCATTGGCTCAAACAAAATGCCCACCTTGGAGGAGAAGTGCAAGATGCCCTACACCGAGGCCGTTCTGCACGAGGTTCTGAGGTTCTGCAACATCGTCCCACTGGGGATTTTCCATGCCACTTCCAAAGACACTGTTGTGCGTGGTTACACCATTCCTGGAGGCACCACAGTCATTACAAACCTCTACTCTGTTCACTTTGATGAAAAATACTGGAGCAATCCAGAAGTGTTTTTTCCTGAGAGGTTTTTGGACAGTAATGGGCAGTTTGTCAAGAAAGATGCGTTTATTCCTTTTTCCCTAG GAAGAAGACACTGTCTTGGAGAACAACTGGCTCGgatggaaatgtttttgtttttcacctCGTTGCTACAACGATTCCACCTGCATTTTCCTCATGGAGTGATCCCAGAGCTCAAGCCCAGATTAGGGATGACCTTACAACCACAGCCTTACCTCATCTGCGCCGAAAGGCGGTGA